A single genomic interval of Lathyrus oleraceus cultivar Zhongwan6 chromosome 7, CAAS_Psat_ZW6_1.0, whole genome shotgun sequence harbors:
- the LOC127105610 gene encoding protein OXIDATIVE STRESS 3, with product MYQNNTIIQIYTRDSLEMNVKGIMDGKSNTNWIVKDDDEVTDSTCSSFSSSEMDDDKDQEASSSSTSSLSSSSSSNLNGPLYELSELMNHLPIKRGLSMFYQGKAQSFVSLAMVESIEDLPKKEKQNYRNKVKSCKNFGVCTPKATIAKKSSRGPCLTVISSRRKGFFGGSRSSFSVNKNF from the exons ATGTATCAAAACAACACTATTATCCAAATCTATACGAGAGATTCTCTAGAaatgaatgtgaagggaatcATGGATGGAAAAAGTAACACCAATTGGATTGTTAAGGATGATGATGAGGTTACTGATTCAACGTGTTCATCTTTTTCATCATCAGAGATGGATGATGATAAAGATCAAGAGGCATCATCCTCTTCAACTTCTAGTTTGTCGTCGTCATCATCATCAAATTTAAATGGTCCTTTATATGAATTATCAGAACTCATGAATCATCTTCCTATAAA GAGAGGATTGTCTATGTTTTATCAAGGGAAGGCACAGTCTTTTGTTTCTTTAGCAATGGTGGAAAGCATAGAAGATCTTCCTAAGAAAGAGAAACAAAATTACAGAAATAAAGTGAAATCATGCAAGAATTTTGGTGTGTGCACTCCAAAGGCAACAATAGCAAAGAAATCTTCAAGGGGGCCTTGTTTAACCGTAATAAGTTCTAGAAGAAAGGGTTTCTTTGGAGGGTCTAGATCTTCCTTTTCTGTAAACAAAAACTTTTGA